The Dickeya poaceiphila DNA window TACGCACGTGAACCCTTCCGCCACCACTCCTACTTGTCAGATGTATCGGCTGGGGTGATCTGCGGCCTGGGCGCAGATGGATACCATTATGGTTTACAGACGGCAGTAAAACGCCTGTCAACATCCAACTAACCGTTTCCAATTAACAAGAGTACGGAACCACATTCATGGATATTCGTAAAATCAAGAAACTGATCGAACTGGTTGAAGAATCTGGCATCGCCGAACTGGAAATCTCCGAAGGCGAAGAGTCCGTGCGTATCAGCCGAGCACCGGCACCGGGCAGCTACCCGATGATGCAACAAGCCTACGCGCCGATGCCGCAGCAGTTCGCACCAGCCGCCGCTCCGGCAGCCGCGCCAGCCGCAGCAGAAGCCGCCGCACCGGCAGCCATCAGCGGCCACATGGTACGTTCGCCGATGGTCGGCACCTTCTACCGCACGCCAAGTCCGGACGCGAAACCCTTCGTGGAAGTCGGCCAGCAGGTGAAAGTAGGTGATACCCTGTGCATCGTTGAAGCTATGAAAATGATGAACCAGATCGAAGCGGACAAAGCGGGCGTGGTGAAAGCCATTCTGGTTGAAAGCGGCCAGCCGGTCGAGTTTGACGAGCCACTGGTTGTCATCGAATAACGAGGCTTACCATGCTAGATAAAATTGTCATCGCCAACCGTGGTGAGATTGCGTTGCGCATTTTGCGTGCCTGTAAAGAGCTAGGCATCAAAACTGTCGCGGTGCATTCCACGGCGGACCGCGATCTGAAACACGTATTGCTGGCGGACGAAACCGTGTGTATCGGCCCGGCTCCGTCGCCGAAAAGCTACCTGAATATTCCAGCTATCATTGCGGCGGCGGAAATCACCGGTGCGGTGGCTATCCACCCCGGTTACGGTTTCCTGTCTGAAAATGCCGATTTCGCTGAGCAGGTTGAGCGTTCCGGTTTCATTTTCATCGGTCCGCGTGCCGACACTATCCGCCTGATGGGCGACAAAGTGTCTGCTATCAGCGCGATGAAGAAAGCTGGCGTTCCCTGCGTACCGGGTTCTGACGGCCCGTTGGGCGACGACATGGATAAGAATCGCGCTATCGGCAAGCGCATTGGCTATCCGGTCATTATCAAAGCCTCTGGCGGCGGCGGCGGTCGCGGTATGCGCGTCGTGCGTAGCGAAAAAGATCTGGAGCAATCCATCGCTATGACCCGTGCGGAAGCCAAAGCGGCGTTCAACAACGACATGGTCTACATGGAAAAATTCCTGGAAAATCCGCGTCACGTGGAAATCCAGGTACTGGCCGACGGCCAGGGCAACGCCATCTATCTGGCGGAGCGTGACTGTTCCATGCAGCGCCGTCACCAGAAAGTGGTCGAAGAGGCGCCAGCGCCGGGCATTACCGCCGATCTGCGTCGCTATATCGGCGAACGCTGCGCCAAGGCGTGTGTGGACATCAACTACCGCGGCGCCGGTACCTTCGAATTCCTGTTTGAGAACGGCGAGTTCTATTTCATCGAAATGAACACCCGTATTCAGGTCGAACACCCGGTAACCGAAATGATCACCGGTGTGGACCTGATCAAAGAACAGTTGCGCATTGCTGCGGGTCAGCCGCTGTCCATCAAGCAGGAAGAAGTGAAAGTACGTGGTCACGCGGTGGAATGCCGTATCAACGCCGAAGACCCGAATACCTTTATGCCGAGTCCGGGTAAAATCACCCGTTTCCACGCACCGGGCGGTTTTGGCGTACGTTGGGAATCGCATATTTACGCCGGTTACACCGTACCGCCGCATTACGATTCGATGATCGGCAAACTGATCACGTACGGTGAAAGCCGCGATATCGCCATTTCCCGTATGAAGAATGCGCTGGCTGAGCTGATCATTGATGGCATCAAGACCAATGTGGAATTGCAGATGCGCATCATGTCCGACGAAAACTTCCAGCATGGTGGCACCAACATCCACTATCTGGAGAAGAAACTCGGTCTGCAGTAATTCTCTGCACGGATAAAACGGGTCGGCCTGCGTCGGCCCGTTTTTGTTTACCCACAACTCACCGCGTTCTGCACCACTACACCAATTTTTCGCTGGGCAATTGGCTGACATGCCGTAAAATCCCCTGTTTTGTGTCATCCATACACATGCGCTCGAATTCCTGCAGGACTTAAGGGGAAATCATGGATAAACGCTTTCTTCAGGCCCACCGCGAAGCCCGCTGGTCACTGATACTGACGCTGGCCTATCTGCTAGCCTGGGTACTTTTTGCCTATTTGCCCGACAACCGCCCTGGCCCG harbors:
- the accC gene encoding acetyl-CoA carboxylase biotin carboxylase subunit encodes the protein MLDKIVIANRGEIALRILRACKELGIKTVAVHSTADRDLKHVLLADETVCIGPAPSPKSYLNIPAIIAAAEITGAVAIHPGYGFLSENADFAEQVERSGFIFIGPRADTIRLMGDKVSAISAMKKAGVPCVPGSDGPLGDDMDKNRAIGKRIGYPVIIKASGGGGGRGMRVVRSEKDLEQSIAMTRAEAKAAFNNDMVYMEKFLENPRHVEIQVLADGQGNAIYLAERDCSMQRRHQKVVEEAPAPGITADLRRYIGERCAKACVDINYRGAGTFEFLFENGEFYFIEMNTRIQVEHPVTEMITGVDLIKEQLRIAAGQPLSIKQEEVKVRGHAVECRINAEDPNTFMPSPGKITRFHAPGGFGVRWESHIYAGYTVPPHYDSMIGKLITYGESRDIAISRMKNALAELIIDGIKTNVELQMRIMSDENFQHGGTNIHYLEKKLGLQ
- the accB gene encoding acetyl-CoA carboxylase biotin carboxyl carrier protein, with product MDIRKIKKLIELVEESGIAELEISEGEESVRISRAPAPGSYPMMQQAYAPMPQQFAPAAAPAAAPAAAEAAAPAAISGHMVRSPMVGTFYRTPSPDAKPFVEVGQQVKVGDTLCIVEAMKMMNQIEADKAGVVKAILVESGQPVEFDEPLVVIE